Proteins from a genomic interval of Bremerella sp. JC817:
- a CDS encoding DUF1559 domain-containing protein, translated as MRRSLRPAGFTLVELLVVIAIIGVLIALLLPAVQMAREAARRMSCTNNLKQLGLALHNYHDTFLTFPRYNQRALASNASDSYSCGPHVKILPFIEQDAMYEQLKTTTQNFYRNIADAETLVQSNRLSAYVCPSDSPVGNDSRTANCNYPFSTGSNLGWNIAESRQNGVLRFSTETDFAAITDGTTNTIMIGEHVAGDGDDGAYRVGSDVVRGLSWSANESTSQGAISQATIDAAGVACDNNKANHSSYAGLRWTRGTMEYAIFNTLAPPNWRYPSCMTSSSTGNHGSSTGLYAARSRHPGGVNIALADASVRFLTESIDLTTYHAMGSRNGGEVVQTP; from the coding sequence ATGCGACGCTCTTTGCGGCCTGCCGGTTTCACGTTAGTGGAACTGTTGGTGGTGATTGCCATTATCGGTGTCTTGATCGCCTTGCTGCTCCCGGCCGTGCAGATGGCGCGCGAGGCAGCGCGGCGGATGTCGTGCACGAACAACTTGAAGCAACTTGGTCTGGCACTGCACAACTATCACGACACGTTCCTCACGTTTCCACGCTATAACCAGCGTGCTTTGGCGTCGAATGCTTCCGATTCGTACTCGTGCGGGCCACATGTGAAGATCTTGCCGTTCATCGAACAAGACGCGATGTACGAACAGTTGAAGACGACGACGCAAAACTTCTACCGCAACATCGCCGACGCCGAGACGTTGGTCCAATCGAACCGTTTGTCGGCGTATGTCTGTCCCTCGGACAGCCCCGTCGGAAATGATTCGCGAACGGCGAACTGCAACTATCCGTTTTCGACCGGCTCTAACCTGGGATGGAACATTGCCGAATCGCGTCAGAACGGTGTGCTCCGTTTCTCGACCGAAACGGACTTCGCCGCGATCACGGACGGCACGACCAACACGATCATGATTGGCGAGCATGTGGCTGGAGACGGTGACGATGGTGCGTACCGTGTTGGTTCCGACGTCGTTCGAGGCTTGTCCTGGTCGGCGAACGAGTCGACGTCGCAAGGGGCGATTTCTCAGGCCACCATCGATGCCGCCGGCGTCGCTTGCGACAACAACAAGGCGAACCACAGTAGCTACGCCGGCCTGCGTTGGACCCGTGGAACCATGGAATACGCGATCTTCAACACGCTGGCTCCGCCCAACTGGCGTTATCCCAGTTGCATGACTTCGAGCAGCACCGGTAACCATGGCAGCTCGACCGGTTTGTACGCTGCCCGCAGTCGTCACCCTGGTGGCGTGAATATCGCCCTGGCGGATGCCTCGGTCCGGTTTCTCACCGAATCAATCGACTTGACCACCTATCACGCGATGGGAAGTCGCAACGGTGGCGAGGTCGTCCAGACGCCTTAG
- a CDS encoding MFS transporter yields the protein MADHQSECAIELESSPTLDNISSDNDAGISFSLTVLLAATVGMVVGNLYYAQPLLAVIANDLGLTEAQVGSAATLGLLAQAAGMLLLLPLGDVYDRRPFILASVGSSILSLLAVSASNGIVWLSVSCVLLGVSTIGTHMTISLAASLAHERQRGFVVGTVFGGLLTGLLLSRALSGVLGSIWGWRNVYYIAATGLAILLILLWKKLPASVPHSKMTYPQLLISMAKLLRDEPILRASCVYGSASFAGFGAFWVTLSFHLEQPPMEYGSDVAGLLGLLAISGALAAGPVGKLADSMGALYILIPSLLLTFFSFLVMGLWGSSIWVLAVGVVLMDMGMQAVHVCNQSRIYSLLPEARNRLGAVYVVTYFLGGSVGSAIGVWAWTSYGWPGVCYSATAFLGIALTYLAIRTLRNMQTGAAH from the coding sequence ATGGCAGACCATCAATCAGAGTGCGCGATCGAGCTTGAATCGTCGCCCACCTTGGATAACATTTCTTCCGACAATGACGCAGGCATAAGCTTTTCACTCACGGTGCTCTTGGCCGCGACGGTCGGCATGGTGGTGGGCAATTTGTACTATGCCCAGCCGCTGCTGGCAGTCATCGCCAACGATCTGGGACTGACCGAAGCCCAGGTCGGCAGTGCCGCTACCCTGGGACTGCTGGCCCAAGCCGCCGGCATGTTGCTGCTACTTCCGCTAGGGGACGTTTATGATCGACGGCCGTTTATTCTCGCCTCGGTCGGATCTTCCATTCTATCGCTGCTGGCGGTTTCGGCGTCGAACGGAATCGTTTGGCTGTCGGTCTCGTGCGTGCTGCTCGGAGTTTCGACGATCGGCACCCACATGACGATCTCTCTTGCGGCAAGCCTCGCCCACGAACGCCAACGCGGGTTTGTGGTCGGCACGGTCTTTGGCGGACTGCTGACTGGGCTGTTGTTATCACGAGCCTTAAGCGGTGTGCTTGGTTCGATCTGGGGATGGCGAAACGTTTATTACATCGCTGCGACGGGGCTCGCCATTTTGCTGATACTGCTATGGAAGAAGCTGCCGGCGTCGGTGCCTCATTCCAAGATGACTTATCCGCAGCTTCTGATCTCGATGGCGAAATTGCTGCGGGACGAACCGATCTTGCGGGCCTCGTGCGTCTATGGAAGTGCGTCGTTCGCTGGCTTTGGTGCCTTCTGGGTGACCCTTTCATTTCACCTCGAACAACCTCCAATGGAATATGGCAGCGATGTCGCCGGGCTGTTGGGTTTGCTGGCGATCTCTGGGGCGTTGGCCGCCGGGCCGGTCGGCAAGTTAGCCGACTCGATGGGTGCCCTCTATATTCTGATCCCGTCGCTGCTACTGACGTTCTTCTCGTTCCTGGTGATGGGCTTGTGGGGAAGTTCGATCTGGGTGCTGGCGGTCGGCGTGGTGTTGATGGACATGGGAATGCAGGCGGTCCACGTCTGCAACCAATCGCGGATTTACAGTCTGCTTCCTGAAGCCCGTAACCGCTTGGGGGCGGTGTACGTGGTGACCTATTTCCTGGGTGGCTCGGTCGGATCGGCCATCGGCGTGTGGGCGTGGACCAGCTATGGCTGGCCAGGGGTCTGCTACAGCGCAACCGCCTTCCTGGGGATTGCTCTGACCTACTTGGCGATTCGCACGCTGCGTAACATGCAGACTGGCGCGGCGCATTAA
- a CDS encoding DUF1559 domain-containing protein: MKSKLSGFTLVELLVVIAIIGVLIALLLPAVQQAREAARRSQCVNNLKQHGLALHNFHDTFNRFPPGTTNNLRPFGTATANKWGTSWMVHILPYVELGNVYDIIDLSQHWNDGSVSDACGVDAGSPIFGIYECPSASLQQELGNDAVKTMIADYISIAGVVNGFGGVTGATQNDTDHGPSAMNGVLYYNSKTTFASITDGSSNTLAVSEVGGWLKNSSGTRTDVRSMQYGFNMGTRGQNNNTTTLPGSGSSDGRAFNTTSLRYRINPTNNFSISCSSEGICGNYGNNSPLRSEHPGGVNALFCDGSIHFLPETIDLTTLGNLGVRNDGNVVQIP, from the coding sequence ATGAAATCGAAATTGTCAGGTTTTACATTAGTAGAACTGCTGGTGGTGATTGCCATCATCGGCGTTCTGATTGCGCTTTTGCTGCCAGCGGTGCAGCAAGCACGCGAAGCGGCTCGACGCTCGCAATGTGTCAACAACTTGAAGCAGCACGGCCTTGCCCTGCATAACTTCCACGACACATTCAATCGCTTTCCACCAGGTACGACCAACAATCTGCGTCCCTTCGGAACGGCGACCGCGAACAAGTGGGGCACCTCGTGGATGGTGCACATCTTGCCTTATGTCGAATTGGGCAACGTGTACGACATCATCGACCTGAGCCAGCACTGGAACGATGGCTCGGTGAGCGATGCCTGTGGTGTGGATGCCGGCAGTCCGATCTTCGGGATCTATGAATGTCCTTCCGCTTCGCTCCAGCAGGAACTGGGCAACGATGCGGTGAAGACGATGATCGCCGACTACATCTCGATCGCAGGCGTGGTCAATGGCTTTGGTGGTGTCACGGGGGCGACCCAGAACGATACCGACCACGGCCCATCGGCGATGAATGGCGTGCTGTATTACAACAGCAAGACCACGTTCGCTTCGATCACCGACGGTTCCAGCAATACCCTGGCTGTCAGCGAAGTGGGTGGCTGGCTGAAGAACTCCTCGGGAACGCGTACCGATGTTCGCAGCATGCAGTACGGATTCAACATGGGAACCCGTGGCCAGAACAACAACACGACGACGCTGCCTGGTAGCGGTTCGAGCGACGGTCGTGCGTTCAATACCACCTCGCTGCGATACCGAATCAATCCAACCAACAACTTCAGCATTTCGTGCAGCAGCGAAGGCATCTGTGGCAACTACGGCAACAACTCGCCACTTCGCTCTGAGCATCCTGGTGGTGTTAATGCGCTGTTCTGCGATGGTTCGATCCACTTCTTGCCAGAAACGATCGACCTGACCACGCTCGGCAATCTTGGCGTCCGCAACGATGGCAACGTCGTGCAGATTCCTTAA
- a CDS encoding DUF6610 family protein — protein MAVLKFINHSKKAVKIARRFGWLPGARYTNLRDVKSFDRLGFLDINWKSYCFKKHLSAAASTNPIMTVARDIERMSQLSRVIDQAYELLEFCDNVIVVPKVRSMGNRLTELIPGRFVLGYSVPTRYGGTKIAPECFKARVHLLGGRPDRQRELARMMNVISFDCNRFTLDAAYGDYFDGERFKPHPAGGYDNCLRMSMRNINRIWRDYKKDGGHD, from the coding sequence ATGGCTGTCTTGAAATTTATCAATCACAGTAAAAAGGCCGTAAAAATCGCTCGGCGATTCGGGTGGCTGCCAGGCGCACGATATACCAATCTCCGTGACGTGAAATCGTTCGACCGATTAGGGTTTCTGGATATAAATTGGAAATCGTACTGCTTTAAAAAACATTTGAGTGCGGCTGCAAGCACAAATCCGATAATGACAGTCGCGCGTGATATTGAGCGAATGTCCCAACTGAGTAGAGTCATTGATCAAGCGTATGAGCTCTTGGAGTTCTGCGACAACGTGATTGTCGTCCCTAAGGTTCGTTCAATGGGTAATCGATTGACCGAGCTAATCCCAGGTCGGTTCGTACTCGGTTATTCAGTGCCTACACGGTATGGCGGAACAAAAATTGCGCCTGAGTGCTTCAAGGCTAGAGTTCACCTTTTGGGAGGGCGTCCCGATAGGCAAAGAGAATTAGCACGAATGATGAATGTGATCTCATTCGATTGCAATCGATTCACACTCGACGCCGCGTATGGTGATTACTTCGATGGAGAACGATTCAAGCCGCACCCGGCAGGTGGCTATGACAACTGTCTGAGGATGTCGATGCGCAACATCAACAGGATATGGCGAGACTACAAAAAGGATGGAGGGCATGACTGA